One genomic segment of Streptomyces niveus includes these proteins:
- a CDS encoding helix-turn-helix transcriptional regulator: MRAARLIKMVLLLQARPSMTGAELARELEVSERTVTRDALALSEAGVPVYSDRGRSGGYRLVGGYRTRLTGLARGEAEALFLSGLPNALREMGLEDAASAARLKVSAALLPSLRGASDSAAQRFHLDAPGWYKEPETPELLPAVAEAVWDDRTVMARYRRQDTEVERELAPYGLVLKAGVWYLCARVDTSFRVYRIDRFTEITLSQERFERDESFDLPAFWDERAAQFTRSILRTEVVLRLSPEGLRQLPYLTDRASAQEAAEAAGPPDGDGWTTLTLPVESADVAFTQLLAFGPELEVVEPAELRARFADSAERTARLYR; encoded by the coding sequence ATGCGCGCTGCCCGGCTGATCAAGATGGTGCTGCTCCTCCAGGCGCGGCCCTCAATGACCGGGGCCGAGCTGGCACGGGAGCTGGAGGTGTCCGAGCGGACCGTCACACGCGACGCGCTGGCCCTCTCCGAGGCCGGGGTTCCGGTCTACTCGGACCGGGGGCGTTCGGGCGGCTACCGGCTCGTGGGCGGCTACCGCACCCGCCTCACGGGCCTGGCACGCGGCGAGGCGGAGGCCCTGTTCCTCTCCGGGCTGCCGAACGCGCTCCGTGAGATGGGTCTGGAGGACGCGGCGTCCGCCGCCCGGCTGAAGGTGTCGGCGGCGCTGCTGCCCTCCCTGCGGGGCGCGTCGGACTCGGCCGCGCAGCGGTTCCATCTGGACGCGCCCGGCTGGTACAAGGAGCCGGAGACGCCGGAGCTGCTGCCGGCCGTCGCCGAGGCCGTGTGGGACGACCGCACCGTCATGGCCCGCTACCGGCGCCAGGACACCGAGGTGGAGCGGGAGTTGGCACCGTACGGACTCGTGCTCAAGGCGGGCGTCTGGTACCTCTGCGCCCGTGTCGACACGTCCTTCCGGGTCTACCGCATCGACCGCTTCACGGAGATCACGCTCTCGCAGGAGCGCTTCGAACGGGACGAGTCCTTCGACCTGCCCGCGTTCTGGGACGAGCGGGCCGCGCAGTTCACCCGGTCCATCCTCCGTACGGAGGTGGTGCTCCGGCTCTCCCCGGAGGGCCTGCGCCAACTGCCGTATCTGACCGACCGGGCCTCGGCCCAGGAGGCGGCGGAGGCGGCCGGCCCGCCGGACGGAGACGGCTGGACGACCCTCACGCTTCCGGTCGAGTCCGCCGACGTGGCGTTCACCCAGCTCCTCGCCTTCGGCCCGGAGCTGGAGGTGGTGGAGCCGGCGGAGCTGCGCGCCCGCTTCGCCGACTCCGCCGAGCGCACCGCGCGTCTCTACCGGTAG
- a CDS encoding MerR family transcriptional regulator produces the protein MFTIGDFARHGRVSARMLRHYDAIGLLRPARTDPFSGYRYYTAAQLAELNRVIALKDLGFTLQQVREILEDRVGPDELRGMLTLRRAELEAAMAAAAARLGQVEARLRSIESEGHMPTEDVVVKSIPAVRVAELSAVAASFEPQDIGPVIGPLYEELFRRLEAAGVAGTGPGIAYYEDVPDGDGAVVVHAALTVSVEPDPAHGFRIVDLPPVERAATIVHRGPMDAAVGDMLRTEQILAAWKDAGGHVSAGYPREVSLECPPDREKWVTEIQEPLA, from the coding sequence ATGTTCACCATCGGAGACTTCGCCAGGCACGGCCGTGTGTCGGCCCGCATGCTGCGTCACTACGACGCGATCGGGCTGCTGCGTCCCGCCCGCACCGACCCCTTCAGCGGGTACCGCTACTACACCGCGGCGCAGCTCGCCGAGCTCAACCGGGTCATCGCCCTCAAGGACCTCGGCTTCACGCTCCAGCAGGTGCGGGAGATCCTGGAGGACCGTGTGGGCCCGGACGAGCTGCGCGGGATGCTCACGCTGCGGCGGGCCGAGCTGGAAGCGGCGATGGCCGCGGCGGCCGCCAGGCTGGGCCAGGTCGAGGCGCGGCTCCGGTCGATCGAGAGTGAGGGGCACATGCCCACCGAGGACGTCGTCGTCAAGAGCATCCCCGCGGTACGGGTGGCCGAACTGTCCGCCGTGGCCGCCAGTTTCGAACCCCAGGACATCGGGCCCGTGATCGGCCCGCTGTACGAGGAGCTGTTCCGGCGGCTGGAGGCGGCCGGAGTCGCGGGCACAGGGCCCGGCATCGCCTATTACGAGGACGTGCCGGACGGCGACGGCGCGGTCGTCGTGCACGCCGCTCTCACGGTCTCCGTCGAACCCGACCCCGCCCACGGCTTCCGGATCGTCGACCTGCCCCCCGTCGAACGCGCGGCGACGATCGTGCACCGCGGCCCGATGGACGCGGCGGTGGGCGACATGCTCCGTACGGAACAGATCCTGGCCGCCTGGAAGGACGCGGGCGGCCATGTCTCGGCCGGATACCCGCGCGAGGTCAGTCTCGAATGCCCGCCGGACCGTGAGAAGTGGGTGACGGAGATCCAGGAACCCCTGGCGTAG
- the aceE gene encoding pyruvate dehydrogenase (acetyl-transferring), homodimeric type yields the protein MPDPVGKLPSELDQLPDRDAEETAEWAASLDAVTEHAGPHRAAYLMRRTLQHAERGGVPVPALLETDYVNTIPTAAEPAFDGDEAMETRIAGWNRWNAAAMVTRGSRLGVGGHIATFASAAWLYETGFNHFFRGKEGDGSGDQLYIQGHASPGIYARAFLDGRLTEAHLDNFRQEAGGKGLPSYPHPRRLPWLWEFPTVSMGLGPLSAIYQARFNRYLTNRGIKDTSASHVWAFLGDGEMDEPESTAALALAAREGLDNLTFVINCNLQRLDGPVRANFKIVQELESQFRGAGWNVVKSLWGTAWDELFALDTTGALVRRLREVPDAQFQTYATRDVAYIREHFFGAEPALTELAKLLTDAKIDECFHTSRGGHEARKVYAAYRAALAHKGAPTVVLAQTVKGYTLGTGFESRNANHQMKKLSGDQFRTMRDLLGLPIPDSKLNDELVPYGHPGADSPEVRYLQERRAELGGPAPARRVHAVALPEPSEKAFQSVYKGSGKQSVATTMAFVRLVKDLMRDKETGRRWVPIVPDEARTFGMEALFPSAGIYSPLGQTYDPVDRDQIMYYKEAKDGQILNEGITEAGSMADFIAAATSYATHGETMIPFYIFYSMFGWQRTGDQMWQLADQLGKGFIVGATAGRTTLTGEGLQHADGHSHLLAATNPASLNYDPAFAYELAVIVKDGLRRMYGPDAEDVFYYLTVYNEPMPQPAMPEGVEEGIVKGLYRFKEGVPAKADSPRLQLLASGTAIHWVLAAQELLAAEWGVTADVWSATSWGELRRDALEADEALLRGEQRTPYVTQALDGAPGPVLAVSDWMRQVPDQISQWVEQDYSSLGTDGFGLSDTREAARRHFGVDAHSITVAALAQLARRGEVPASAVKEARERYGL from the coding sequence ATGCCCGACCCCGTAGGCAAGCTTCCGAGCGAGCTCGACCAGCTCCCGGACCGCGACGCCGAGGAAACCGCCGAGTGGGCGGCCTCACTCGACGCCGTCACCGAGCACGCGGGCCCGCACCGTGCGGCGTATCTGATGCGGCGCACGCTCCAGCACGCCGAGCGCGGCGGGGTTCCCGTGCCCGCTCTGCTGGAGACGGACTATGTGAACACCATCCCGACCGCCGCCGAGCCCGCCTTCGACGGCGACGAGGCGATGGAGACCCGGATCGCCGGCTGGAACCGCTGGAACGCGGCCGCGATGGTCACCCGTGGCTCGCGCCTCGGCGTCGGCGGCCACATCGCCACCTTCGCCTCGGCCGCGTGGCTCTACGAGACGGGCTTCAACCACTTCTTCCGCGGCAAGGAGGGTGACGGTTCGGGCGACCAGCTCTACATCCAGGGCCACGCCTCCCCCGGCATCTACGCCCGCGCCTTCCTCGACGGCCGGCTCACCGAGGCGCACCTCGACAACTTCCGTCAGGAGGCGGGCGGCAAGGGCCTTCCCTCCTACCCGCATCCGCGGCGGCTGCCCTGGCTGTGGGAGTTCCCCACCGTCTCCATGGGCCTCGGCCCGCTCTCCGCGATCTACCAGGCGCGTTTCAACCGCTACCTGACGAACCGCGGGATCAAGGACACCTCCGCCTCCCACGTATGGGCGTTCCTCGGTGACGGCGAGATGGACGAGCCCGAGTCGACGGCGGCACTCGCCCTCGCGGCCCGCGAAGGGCTCGACAACCTCACCTTCGTCATCAACTGCAACCTCCAGCGCCTCGACGGCCCCGTCCGCGCGAACTTCAAGATCGTGCAGGAGCTGGAGTCCCAGTTCCGCGGTGCGGGCTGGAACGTCGTGAAGTCGCTGTGGGGCACCGCCTGGGACGAGCTGTTCGCGCTCGACACCACCGGCGCCCTCGTACGGAGGCTGCGCGAGGTGCCGGACGCGCAGTTCCAGACGTACGCGACCCGCGACGTGGCGTACATCCGTGAGCACTTCTTCGGCGCCGAGCCCGCGCTCACCGAGCTGGCGAAGCTGCTGACCGACGCGAAGATCGACGAGTGCTTCCACACCTCGCGCGGCGGCCACGAGGCCCGCAAGGTCTACGCCGCCTACCGTGCCGCGCTCGCCCACAAGGGCGCGCCGACCGTGGTCCTCGCCCAGACGGTGAAGGGCTACACGCTCGGCACCGGCTTCGAGTCGCGCAACGCCAACCACCAGATGAAGAAGCTCTCGGGCGACCAGTTCCGCACCATGCGGGACCTGCTCGGACTTCCCATCCCCGACTCGAAGCTGAACGACGAGCTGGTGCCGTACGGCCACCCCGGCGCCGACTCCCCCGAAGTCCGCTATCTGCAGGAGCGGCGTGCGGAGCTCGGCGGGCCCGCCCCGGCCCGCCGAGTGCATGCCGTCGCCCTGCCCGAGCCCTCCGAGAAGGCGTTCCAGTCCGTCTACAAGGGCTCCGGAAAGCAGTCGGTCGCCACCACCATGGCGTTCGTCCGGCTGGTGAAGGACCTGATGCGGGACAAGGAGACCGGCCGGCGCTGGGTGCCGATCGTCCCCGACGAGGCGCGAACGTTCGGCATGGAGGCGCTGTTCCCGTCGGCCGGCATCTACTCGCCGCTGGGCCAGACGTACGACCCTGTCGACCGCGACCAGATCATGTACTACAAGGAGGCCAAGGACGGCCAGATCCTCAACGAGGGGATCACCGAGGCCGGTTCGATGGCCGACTTCATCGCCGCCGCGACGTCGTACGCGACGCACGGCGAGACGATGATCCCGTTCTACATCTTCTACTCGATGTTCGGCTGGCAGCGCACGGGCGACCAGATGTGGCAGCTCGCCGACCAGCTCGGCAAGGGCTTCATCGTCGGCGCGACGGCGGGCCGTACGACCCTGACGGGCGAGGGCCTCCAGCACGCGGACGGCCACTCGCACCTGCTCGCGGCGACGAACCCGGCCTCGCTCAACTACGACCCGGCGTTCGCGTACGAGCTCGCGGTCATCGTCAAGGACGGGCTGCGGCGGATGTACGGACCCGACGCCGAGGACGTCTTCTACTACCTCACGGTCTACAACGAGCCGATGCCGCAGCCCGCCATGCCCGAGGGCGTGGAGGAGGGCATCGTCAAGGGCCTCTACCGCTTCAAGGAGGGCGTGCCCGCCAAGGCGGACTCGCCGAGGCTCCAGTTGCTCGCCTCCGGCACGGCCATCCACTGGGTCCTCGCGGCCCAGGAACTGCTCGCCGCCGAGTGGGGTGTCACGGCCGACGTCTGGTCGGCGACGTCCTGGGGCGAGCTGCGCAGGGACGCCCTGGAGGCCGACGAGGCGCTGCTGCGGGGCGAACAGCGCACGCCGTACGTGACGCAGGCCCTGGACGGGGCGCCGGGCCCGGTGCTGGCCGTCAGCGACTGGATGCGCCAGGTGCCCGACCAGATCAGCCAGTGGGTCGAGCAGGACTACTCCTCGCTCGGTACGGACGGCTTCGGCCTCTCCGACACGCGTGAGGCGGCCCGCCGTCACTTCGGTGTGGACGCGCACTCGATCACGGTCGCGGCGCTGGCGCAGCTCGCGCGGCGCGGCGAGGTGCCCGCGTCGGCGGTCAAGGAGGCGCGGGAGCGCTACGGCCTCTGA
- a CDS encoding GntR family transcriptional regulator — MIPPVVHSLREQIREHIVEGIVSGRWKPGERIVERRIATELAVSQTPVREALRELESLRLIESAPNKGVRVRNLTAADLEESYPVRAGLEQIAAELAAERLATDTSALEPHVTALYEADRRADGTAQVRHTVDFHRELVRAAGNSVLLHTWEGLGIEVFTALSIRWLGTVQKSYAEEHQELVEAFRRRDPLIGALVKDHVLGCAPRA; from the coding sequence ATGATCCCGCCCGTCGTCCACTCGCTGCGCGAACAGATCCGCGAGCACATCGTGGAGGGCATCGTCAGCGGACGCTGGAAGCCGGGTGAGCGGATCGTCGAGCGGCGGATCGCGACCGAGCTGGCGGTCAGTCAGACGCCCGTACGTGAGGCGCTGCGCGAGCTGGAGTCGCTGCGGCTGATCGAGTCCGCGCCGAACAAGGGCGTACGCGTACGGAATCTGACCGCCGCCGATCTCGAGGAGAGCTACCCCGTGCGGGCCGGTCTGGAGCAGATCGCCGCCGAGCTGGCCGCCGAGCGGCTGGCAACCGACACCTCCGCCCTGGAACCCCACGTGACGGCGCTGTACGAGGCCGACCGGCGGGCCGACGGGACCGCGCAGGTGCGGCACACCGTCGACTTCCACCGCGAGCTGGTGCGCGCCGCCGGGAACAGCGTCCTGCTGCACACCTGGGAGGGGCTCGGCATCGAGGTGTTCACGGCGCTGTCCATCCGGTGGCTCGGCACCGTCCAGAAGTCGTACGCGGAGGAGCACCAGGAACTGGTGGAGGCGTTCCGGCGCCGGGATCCGCTCATCGGCGCACTGGTGAAGGACCACGTGCTCGGATGCGCACCGCGCGCCTGA
- the sucB gene encoding 2-oxoglutarate dehydrogenase, E2 component, dihydrolipoamide succinyltransferase encodes MAVSVTLPALGESVTEGTVTRWLKAEGERVEADEPLLEVSTDKVDTEIPAPAAGVLASIKVAEDETVEVGAELAVIDDGSGDGAAAEAPQQAAAPAEAAPAPAPAQEAPAAPAAPAAEAPAPAPAAEAPSGGSAQGTDVTLPALGESVTEGTVTRWLKEVGDAVEADEPLLEVSTDKVDTEIPAPVSGVLLEIVVAEDETAEVGGKLAVIGAEGAAPAAAPAPAPAAPKEEAPKQEAPAPAPAPAPAPAAPAPTPAPAPQAPPAQAAPAPAAPAPSAPAAPAPAAAAPAAVSGDEGAYVTPLVRKLAAENGVDLASVKGTGVGGRIRKQDVVAAAEAAKAAAQAPAPAAAPAPAASKAPKLEASPLRGQTVKMPRMRKVIGENMMKALHGQAQLTSVVEVDITKLMRLRAQAKDAFAAREGVKLSPMPFFVKAAAQALKAYPVVNARINEDEGTITYFDSENIGIAVDSEKGLMTPVIKGAGDLNLAGIAKKTAELAGKVRGSKITPDELSGATFTISNTGSRGALFDTIIVPPNQVGILGIGATVRRPVVINHPDLGETIAVRDMVHVVLSYDHRLVDGADAARYLTAVKGILEAGEFEVELGL; translated from the coding sequence ATGGCGGTTTCCGTAACCCTGCCGGCGCTCGGCGAGAGCGTCACCGAGGGCACAGTCACCCGCTGGCTGAAGGCCGAGGGCGAGCGCGTCGAGGCCGACGAGCCGTTGCTGGAGGTCTCCACCGACAAGGTCGACACCGAGATCCCGGCGCCCGCCGCCGGGGTCCTGGCCTCGATCAAGGTCGCCGAGGACGAGACGGTCGAGGTCGGCGCCGAACTGGCCGTCATCGACGACGGTTCGGGCGACGGTGCCGCCGCCGAGGCGCCGCAGCAGGCCGCGGCTCCGGCCGAGGCCGCGCCCGCGCCGGCACCCGCTCAGGAGGCTCCGGCGGCCCCGGCCGCTCCCGCCGCCGAGGCCCCCGCGCCCGCTCCGGCCGCCGAGGCGCCGTCCGGCGGCTCGGCCCAGGGCACCGACGTCACCCTCCCGGCGCTCGGCGAGAGCGTCACCGAGGGCACCGTCACCCGCTGGCTCAAGGAGGTCGGCGACGCCGTCGAGGCCGACGAGCCGCTGCTGGAGGTCTCCACCGACAAGGTCGACACCGAGATTCCCGCCCCGGTCTCCGGTGTGCTGCTGGAGATCGTGGTCGCCGAGGACGAGACCGCCGAGGTCGGCGGGAAGCTGGCCGTGATCGGCGCCGAAGGTGCCGCTCCGGCGGCCGCCCCGGCACCGGCTCCGGCCGCGCCGAAGGAGGAGGCTCCGAAGCAGGAGGCCCCCGCTCCGGCACCGGCTCCCGCCCCCGCCCCCGCCGCTCCGGCGCCGACTCCGGCACCGGCCCCGCAGGCTCCGCCCGCCCAGGCCGCGCCCGCTCCCGCCGCCCCGGCCCCGTCGGCCCCCGCCGCTCCCGCTCCCGCCGCCGCGGCACCCGCCGCGGTCTCGGGTGACGAGGGCGCGTACGTGACTCCGCTCGTGCGCAAGCTCGCCGCCGAGAACGGCGTCGACCTGGCCTCGGTCAAGGGCACCGGCGTCGGTGGCCGCATCCGTAAGCAGGACGTCGTCGCCGCCGCGGAGGCCGCCAAGGCCGCCGCCCAGGCTCCGGCGCCCGCCGCCGCTCCGGCTCCCGCCGCGTCGAAGGCCCCCAAGCTGGAGGCCTCCCCGCTGCGCGGCCAGACGGTCAAGATGCCGCGCATGCGCAAGGTCATCGGCGAGAACATGATGAAGGCGCTGCACGGCCAGGCTCAGCTGACGTCGGTCGTCGAGGTCGACATCACCAAGCTGATGAGGCTCCGCGCGCAGGCCAAGGACGCCTTCGCCGCCCGTGAGGGCGTGAAGCTGTCCCCGATGCCGTTCTTCGTCAAGGCCGCCGCCCAGGCGCTGAAGGCGTACCCGGTCGTCAACGCCCGTATCAACGAGGACGAGGGCACCATCACGTACTTCGACTCGGAGAACATCGGCATCGCCGTGGACTCCGAGAAGGGTCTGATGACGCCGGTCATCAAGGGCGCGGGCGACCTGAACCTCGCCGGCATCGCCAAGAAGACCGCCGAGCTGGCGGGCAAGGTCCGCGGCAGCAAGATCACGCCGGACGAGCTGTCCGGTGCGACGTTCACCATCAGCAACACCGGCTCGCGCGGCGCCCTGTTCGACACGATCATCGTGCCCCCGAACCAGGTGGGCATCCTGGGCATCGGCGCGACGGTCCGCCGTCCGGTGGTCATCAACCACCCGGACCTCGGCGAGACGATCGCGGTGCGCGACATGGTCCACGTCGTGCTCTCCTACGACCACCGCCTGGTGGACGGCGCGGACGCCGCCCGCTATCTGACGGCGGTCAAGGGAATCCTGGAAGCGGGCGAGTTCGAGGTCGAGCTGGGCCTGTAG
- the lpdA gene encoding dihydrolipoyl dehydrogenase codes for MANDASTVFDLVILGGGSGGYAAALRGAQLGLDVALIEKNKLGGTCLHNGCIPTKALLHAGEIADQARESEQFGVKATFEGIDIAGVHKYKDEVVSGLYKGLQGLVASRKVTYIEGEGRLSSPTSVDVDGRRVQGRHVLLATGSVPRSLPGLDIDGERIISSDHALKLNRVPESAIVLGGGVIGVEFASAWKSFGTDVTVIEGLKHLVPVEDENSSKLLERAFRKRGIKFNLGTFFEKAEYTQDGVRVTLADGKTFEAEVLLVAIGRGPVSQGLGYEEQGVAMDRGFVLVDEYMRTNVETISAVGDLVPTLQLAHVGFAEGILVAERLAGLQTVPVDYDGVPRVTYCHPEVASVGITEAKAKEIYGADKVVALKYNLAGNGKSKILKTAGEIKLVQVKDGAVVGVHMVGDRMGEQVGEAQLIYNWEALPAEVAQLIHAHPTQNEALGEAHLALAGKPLHSHD; via the coding sequence GTGGCGAACGACGCCAGCACCGTTTTCGACCTAGTGATCCTCGGCGGCGGTAGCGGCGGTTACGCCGCGGCGCTGCGCGGAGCGCAGCTGGGCCTGGACGTCGCCCTGATCGAGAAGAACAAGCTCGGCGGCACCTGCCTGCACAACGGCTGCATCCCCACGAAGGCCCTGCTGCACGCCGGCGAGATCGCCGACCAGGCGCGCGAGTCCGAGCAGTTCGGGGTCAAGGCCACCTTCGAGGGCATCGACATCGCGGGTGTCCACAAGTACAAGGACGAGGTCGTCTCCGGCCTCTACAAGGGACTTCAGGGTCTGGTCGCCTCCCGCAAGGTGACCTACATCGAGGGTGAGGGGCGGCTCTCCTCCCCGACCTCCGTCGACGTCGACGGCCGCCGCGTCCAGGGCCGTCATGTCCTGCTCGCCACCGGCTCCGTACCGAGGTCGCTGCCCGGCCTGGACATCGACGGCGAGCGGATCATCTCCTCGGACCACGCGCTGAAGCTGAACCGCGTCCCGGAGTCGGCCATCGTCCTGGGCGGCGGCGTCATCGGCGTCGAGTTCGCCTCGGCGTGGAAGTCCTTCGGTACGGACGTCACCGTCATCGAGGGCCTCAAGCACCTCGTACCGGTGGAGGACGAGAACAGCTCCAAGCTCCTGGAGCGTGCCTTCCGCAAGCGCGGTATCAAGTTCAACCTCGGCACCTTCTTCGAGAAGGCCGAGTACACGCAGGACGGTGTGCGCGTCACGCTGGCCGACGGCAAGACCTTCGAGGCGGAGGTGCTGCTGGTCGCGATCGGCCGCGGCCCCGTCTCCCAGGGCCTCGGCTACGAGGAGCAGGGCGTCGCGATGGACCGCGGCTTCGTGCTCGTCGACGAGTACATGCGTACGAACGTGGAGACGATCTCGGCCGTCGGCGACCTCGTCCCGACGCTCCAGCTCGCGCACGTCGGCTTCGCCGAGGGCATCCTCGTGGCGGAGCGGCTGGCGGGCCTGCAGACCGTCCCCGTCGACTACGACGGCGTGCCCCGGGTGACGTACTGCCACCCCGAGGTCGCCTCCGTCGGTATCACCGAGGCCAAGGCCAAGGAGATCTACGGTGCGGACAAGGTCGTCGCTCTGAAGTACAACCTGGCGGGCAACGGCAAGAGCAAGATCCTGAAGACCGCGGGCGAGATCAAGCTCGTCCAGGTCAAGGACGGTGCCGTCGTCGGCGTCCACATGGTCGGTGACCGTATGGGCGAGCAGGTCGGCGAAGCCCAGCTGATCTACAACTGGGAGGCTCTGCCGGCCGAGGTCGCGCAGCTCATCCACGCGCACCCGACGCAGAACGAAGCCCTCGGCGAGGCCCACCTGGCCCTGGCCGGCAAGCCGCTCCACTCCCACGACTGA
- a CDS encoding leucyl aminopeptidase — protein MTALTLSTAGAATLRADAIVVGVAKGAKGPTVAPGAEAVDKAYDGKLASVLESLGATGAEGEATKLPAPSGLKVPIVIAVGLGTAPEKDEAYGAETLRRAAGVAARMLSAAKKGAFALPLEGAEDIEAVAEGALLGAYAFTAYRGTEKSAKSAGDKGDSGVKQPLGEVTLLGAKPRDKAHKAAVERAISLTEEINRARDLVNTPPNDLYPETFAAIATAAGKEHGVKVQVTDEKALVKGGYGGLLGVGKGSEHGPRLVRLEYTHAKAKKTIALVGKGITYDSGGISLKPPGHNETMKCDMSGAAAVLAAVVSAARLGLQVNVTGWLALAENMPSGTATRPGDVLRMYSGKTVEVLNTDAEGRLVLADAITRASEEKPDAIVDVATLTGAMVVALGNRTFGIMSNDEAFRTSVHEIAEEVGEASWPMPLPTELRKGMDSPTADIANMGERMGGGLVAGLFLKEFVGEGITWAHLDIAGPAFHEGAPYGYTPKGGTGSSIRTLVRLAERTAAGDLG, from the coding sequence GTGACTGCTCTCACTCTCAGCACAGCCGGCGCGGCGACGTTGCGCGCCGACGCGATCGTCGTCGGCGTCGCCAAGGGCGCGAAGGGCCCGACCGTCGCGCCGGGCGCGGAGGCCGTGGACAAGGCGTACGACGGCAAGCTCGCCTCCGTCCTGGAGTCCCTCGGCGCCACGGGTGCCGAGGGCGAGGCGACCAAGCTCCCCGCGCCGTCCGGCCTCAAGGTCCCGATCGTCATCGCCGTCGGCCTCGGCACCGCCCCGGAGAAGGACGAGGCGTACGGCGCCGAGACCCTCCGCCGCGCCGCCGGTGTCGCCGCCCGCATGCTCTCCGCTGCCAAGAAGGGCGCGTTCGCGCTTCCCCTGGAGGGGGCCGAGGACATCGAGGCCGTCGCGGAGGGCGCGCTGCTCGGCGCGTACGCCTTCACCGCCTACCGCGGTACGGAGAAGTCCGCCAAGTCCGCCGGTGACAAGGGCGACAGCGGTGTGAAGCAGCCGCTCGGCGAGGTCACCCTGCTCGGCGCGAAGCCGCGCGACAAGGCGCACAAGGCCGCGGTCGAGCGCGCGATCTCGCTGACCGAGGAGATCAACCGCGCCCGCGACCTGGTCAACACCCCGCCGAACGACCTCTACCCGGAGACGTTCGCCGCCATCGCGACGGCGGCCGGCAAGGAGCACGGCGTCAAGGTCCAGGTCACCGACGAGAAGGCGCTCGTCAAGGGCGGCTACGGCGGTCTCCTCGGCGTCGGCAAGGGGTCGGAGCACGGCCCGCGCCTCGTACGCCTGGAGTACACGCACGCCAAGGCGAAGAAGACGATCGCCCTCGTGGGCAAGGGCATCACCTACGACTCGGGCGGCATCTCGCTCAAGCCGCCGGGCCACAACGAGACGATGAAGTGCGACATGAGTGGCGCCGCCGCCGTCCTCGCCGCCGTCGTGTCGGCCGCCCGCCTCGGCCTCCAGGTCAATGTGACCGGCTGGCTCGCGCTCGCCGAGAACATGCCGTCGGGCACCGCGACCCGCCCCGGCGACGTCCTGCGCATGTACAGCGGCAAGACCGTCGAGGTCCTGAACACCGACGCCGAGGGCCGGCTCGTCCTCGCGGACGCGATCACCCGCGCCTCCGAGGAGAAGCCCGACGCGATCGTGGACGTGGCGACGCTGACCGGCGCCATGGTCGTGGCGCTGGGCAACCGCACCTTCGGCATCATGTCGAACGACGAGGCGTTCCGTACCTCCGTGCACGAGATCGCCGAGGAGGTAGGCGAGGCGTCCTGGCCGATGCCGCTGCCGACCGAGCTGCGCAAGGGCATGGACTCCCCCACCGCCGACATCGCGAACATGGGTGAGCGCATGGGCGGCGGCCTGGTCGCCGGACTCTTCCTGAAGGAGTTCGTGGGCGAGGGCATCACCTGGGCGCACCTCGACATCGCCGGCCCGGCCTTCCACGAAGGCGCGCCGTACGGCTACACGCCCAAGGGCGGTACTGGTTCGTCGATCCGCACGCTGGTCAGGCTCGCCGAGCGCACCGCCGCGGGCGACCTGGGCTGA
- a CDS encoding endo alpha-1,4 polygalactosaminidase: MKTPLPLVLLLVSLLLVGGCAGGTPPDAAQGPDDGPGGGAGERWRPEPGLDWQWQLSGALDPTVDVPVYDIDGFDHPASAVADLHRRGRKVICYLSTGAWEDFRPDAAKFPKSLLGKGNGWEGERWLDIRRTDVLGPLMAERIDMCKKKGFDAVEPDNMDGYRNPTGFPLTAADQLRYNRLVARLAHERGLSVGLKNDLPQIPELVGDFDFAVNEQCAQYEECAELTPFIEAGKAVFHVEYELPTREFCPEARRLKLSAMLKEYDLGVWRRAC; the protein is encoded by the coding sequence GTGAAGACCCCGCTCCCCCTTGTCCTGCTCCTCGTGTCGCTGCTGCTCGTGGGCGGCTGCGCCGGCGGCACCCCGCCCGACGCGGCCCAGGGGCCGGACGACGGCCCGGGCGGGGGCGCGGGGGAGCGCTGGCGGCCCGAGCCGGGGCTGGACTGGCAGTGGCAGCTCAGCGGCGCTCTGGACCCCACTGTGGACGTCCCCGTCTACGACATCGACGGCTTCGACCATCCCGCTTCGGCGGTCGCCGATCTTCATCGCCGGGGACGCAAGGTGATCTGCTACCTGTCCACCGGCGCGTGGGAGGACTTCCGGCCGGACGCCGCGAAGTTCCCCAAGTCCCTGCTGGGCAAGGGGAACGGCTGGGAGGGCGAACGATGGCTGGACATCCGCCGCACCGACGTCCTCGGCCCGTTGATGGCCGAACGGATCGACATGTGCAAGAAGAAGGGCTTCGACGCGGTGGAGCCCGACAACATGGACGGCTACCGCAACCCGACCGGGTTCCCCCTCACCGCCGCCGACCAGCTCCGCTACAACCGGCTCGTCGCCCGTCTCGCCCACGAGCGCGGGCTGTCCGTCGGCCTGAAGAACGACCTCCCCCAAATCCCCGAGCTGGTCGGGGACTTCGACTTCGCCGTCAACGAACAGTGCGCGCAGTACGAGGAGTGCGCCGAGCTGACGCCGTTCATCGAGGCGGGCAAGGCGGTCTTCCATGTGGAGTACGAGCTGCCGACGCGGGAGTTCTGTCCCGAGGCGAGGCGGCTGAAGCTGAGCGCGATGCTGAAGGAGTACGACCTGGGGGTCTGGCGCCGGGCCTGCTGA